A genomic stretch from Anopheles nili chromosome X, idAnoNiliSN_F5_01, whole genome shotgun sequence includes:
- the LOC128729341 gene encoding myosin regulatory light chain sqh, whose amino-acid sequence MSSRKTAGRRGTTKKRAQRATSNVFAMFDQAQIAEFKEAFNMIDQNRDGFIEKDDLHDMLASLGKNPTEEYLEAMMNEAPGPINFTMFLTLFGERLQGTDPEEVIKNAFGCFDEENAGVINEDRLRELLTTMGDRFTDEDVDEMFREAPIKNSLFDYIEFTRILKHGAKDKDEQ is encoded by the coding sequence atgtccTCCCGCAAAACCGCCGGACGCCGGGGTACGACGAAAAAGCGTGCCCAGCGAGCCACCTCGAACGTATTCGCGATGTTCGATCAGGCTCAGATCGCCGAGTTCAAGGAAGCGTTCAACATGATCGACCAAAACCGGGACGGCTTCATCGAGAAGGACGACCTGCACGATATGCTGGCGTCGCTTGGCAAAAACCCCACGGAGGAGTACCTTGAGGCGATGATGAACGAGGCACCAGGACCGATCAACTTTACCATGTTCCTAACACTGTTCGGCGAGCGGCTACAAGGCACCGATCCGGAGGAAGTGATCAAGAACGCGTTCGGTTGCTTCGATGAGGAAAACGCAGGAGTCATCAATGAGGATCGATTGAGGGAATTGCTGACCACGATGGGTGACCGCTTTACCGACGAGGACGTGGACGAGATGTTTCGAGAGGCACCGATTAAGAACAGTTTATTCGATTACATCGAGTTCACGCGCATCCTGAAGCATGGCGCGAAGGATAAGGACGAGCAGTAG